ATAGTTACTACTTTATTCCTTCGCATACTATGCACACCTCACAGAAAATAATAGACTAAAATAATATATTTAACACCCTAGTGAACAGACCTGGCCGCTGTTTATCTCCTATAGCTCCTTCACCATCATATGTAATCTTGCCGTTGGCTATTTGGGTAGAATCAATAGTATTATTAACAGTGATATCTTCAGGTCTAACGATACCTGATAATTCTATTTTTTGAGTCTCTTCATTAATTGTAATTTCTTTAACGCCATGAATTCTCAAATTATCATTAGCTAAAACCTGAACTACTTGTACAGTCATTCGCGCACTTAAGTTTCCACTTTGGCTTGTACTCCCACTGGCGGATGAAGAATCCTCTTGACTCATTCTAAGCATCTTAATAAAATCTAAGAGTCCACCACCAGGACTTACTTCTAACTCATTACTCTGCTCCGTGTCAGTGTCT
This genomic interval from Selenihalanaerobacter shriftii contains the following:
- a CDS encoding flagellar basal body L-ring protein FlgH, encoding MNKFHQKFLMIVMVMFCFIFLMSASSLAVSLYEDAGSLYDEHKAKNMGDILTVIIQEQSAATQEADTDTEQSNELEVSPGGGLLDFIKMLRMSQEDSSSASGSTSQSGNLSARMTVQVVQVLANDNLRIHGVKEITINEETQKIELSGIVRPEDITVNNTIDSTQIANGKITYDGEGAIGDKQRPGLFTRVLNILF